CATGCAGTGGCCCCGCCCCGCACCCCTGCTGTCCTCCTCCcgctcccctgccccccaggcctgcacCCTGTGGAGGCACTCAGGAGTCACACCAGCTTCCGTCTTTGTCCAGGGGCCCGGCCGCCCCTCGCGTCTCCCTGGACGGCTCCCCAGCGGCCGTATCCTCGTCCTCGTCCTCCTCATCCTCCCCATCAGTGAAGTCCTGGCTGAGGCCGTAGGCCAGCGTGGTGTGGGCCAGGTCCACCTCGATGGGGAAGATGTCTGCGTCACGCAGCACCACGTAGCAGTCGTTGTAGTACTTGGACATGGTGGACACGAAGCGCTGCAGCTGGAACACGATGTCCTGGACTGGGGCAGGGAGGGTGGAGGGCACCAGTGGGCTGCGGCTGCCGCCGTGAGGAGCCCCTCTGCGCCTGCCCGCACCcgctcccctctcctccctgtgCTTCTCATCACTGAACCCTCAGGGCCCTGGGAGGGGGCGGAGGCAGGGCTGCCAGCCACACAGCAGGGACCAGCCCAGGAGAGCCCACGCTGCCCGCTCCAGCTCAGGGAACGGATGAGCCTGCAAGGAGAAGGGGACCCTGGTCCTCTTCCCCCGGAGCCCAAGGGGCTGCGGCCAGGACCATGCGGACCAGGCCCAGGGAGGCGCCTGACAACAGGCAGACAAACCTGGGCTCGACTCCCAGTTCTGCCAGGGCCTGGACCTGGGACCTCGGATGACTTTacagctctgagcctcagtttccccatctctgaaATGGGGAGATGATGGTACCCACCCCACTGTGCTGAGGATGGTATAAGGACTGAGGGAGCACGGGACCATCAGCCCGCCCTGGCACTTGCCATGGCCCGGCACCTGCCCATGCGGCCAGCTCACCGTGCTTCTGATCCAGCAGCTCCATCTTCTCCAGCACGTCCTTGCGCATCTGGGAGAAGCGGGAGCGAGCCTCCTGGCGGCAGCGCAGGATCAGGCGGTACTCATAGTTGCCTGTGCTCACTCGGTACAGGGGTTCCCCTAGAGCCTGCGGCAGGGCAGGGGGGAGAGGTCAGGAGGGGCACATCAGGgcccctggggagggagggggtccTGCTCAGGGTCAGAAGGGGGCAGGGGGTCAGGACAGCTCACAGCCCTGCAGCACACGGCACTTTTCAAAGCAACTGTGGTTCCTCGTTTCTGAGACAACAGTGATCAACAGAAGCACTCAGTAATAATAGATGGctttggagaaaggaagaaaaacaaaactccaGACCCCTGccatgttaaataaatgaatatatggtCTTAAGATGTATCTGAATTTCaatactattaaaaacaaaattataagtgCCTCTTAGGGGTGAGGAAGGTTGTGTTTCCCTGTAAGAGTCTGGGGGCAGCAGGCTGGAGCTGGGGAGGAGGGTCCCAATCCTCCAGAACAAGAGGCCAGCCAAGCCCCCAAGCCTCTCCCTTGGCAACCGTGACACCCCCAGGACTTTCTGAGGGGGCTCTGTGAGGCAGGTGGGGGAGGAATATGCACCCCGAGCTTTCCCGCCCCAGGGCCACgctcacccaccaccaccaccacctgtgACACTCACGATGCAGCTATACTCCTCGTCATCCATCTCCTTCACCTTCAGGCAGTATGACTGTGTGGGCAGGTGACGCCAAGCTGTCAGAGAGGCCACGGCCTCCAGGAAGGCCACCCTGATATCCCCAGCTCCCCGCAGCCCACAATGTGCCCCCAGGCCTAGCCAGGCCTCCTGGGCCCTGCAGACTCCAGCGGGGACAGGCTGAGATGAGTCAGGCCGAGGCTGGCAGCCAGCGTCCAGGAGCACAGAGGGTGGAGCCCCCCAGACTGGGCCTTGCTTGGGGAACCACAGGGAGGGTGGCAGCAGGTGAGAGAAGACACATCTGGGAGGATGGGCAGTGCTGGAGGGCTTATCCAAACTCAAGACCCAAGTGATGTCCCAGGGATCAAGAGCTCCAAGGTCAAAGGAGCTTGGGAAGACCCTCGAAGGCTGACACTGCACACAGGGCCTTCGAAGGTTCTAAGACATCCTGCAGCCACGGAGCTGAGCTTGTTTAATGAAGCTTTTCTCCTCAACTCCTTTGATCACAGaattatttcaacataaaacCCATTAACATCCCTTGGCACCCACTTTTCAACTGCTGACTTGGTCTAACCCCAATGTTTCATGTGTCAGGAAATCCCAAGGGGATGGAAAGCTCTGGAGTGCTCATCTCTGCCATCCGGGCGGGGCCTGCACTGCTGCGTGCTTCCCCAGCACCTCCCCAAGCCCCGGTCCCACATCCTCAATTGGACGTCACAGAGGCTCTGGCCCATCCTGCCTGCCACAGGGTTCCAAGTGCAGTGGGGCTCAATCCCCAGCAGTGGGCTCTCACCCTGGCAGCCAGGCCCGCTCCTCCCCAAGGCCTGAGACCACTCACCAGGTACTCAAACTTCACGTCCAGGTACTTCTTGATGGTGAGGCGCGTGTCTGGGATGGCTTTGTTGAGGTAAGTGTTCAGGTCCGTCAGCATCTGGAAGGGGAGGGGGTGATGCTAAGGCCCCATGGGTCAGGGGGCCAGGCTGGGCCAGGGTGACAACAAATAGCACTGACATTGTCATCCCTTCTGTGGAGCTCAGGCTGTCGGAACTGAAGGGTGCCCCTAGATGGCCTTGCTCATTTCAAGGAGGAGGGAACCAAGGCCAGGCCAAGGGCAAAATGATCCAGTGGTGGAGCCAGCACCAGAAACTCAAACTCCGTCCCGAGGCCCATGGCCACGTAAGTGACCCAACCGGACCTGGCACTCAGGTGTTCCGACGCCAACACAGGGCTCTTTCTGCAGGCCAGGCCGTCCCCTCTCCACCCTCACACTCCTGACACACACGTGCATGAAGTGACCTACCGGCTTGATGGTTTTCAGTAGCCGGATGCCAAACTTCTCAATGCTACGGTGGGCATCAGCGAACTTCACGAAAGCCTCACTCGCAGCTGGCTGGGGTTCCCGGACCCCAATCACCGAGAACACGTCCCCAAAGGCTGTGTGACAAGCTTGCCTTGAAGGCTGCCCCCACTTGACCCCTGACGGAGAAGCCAGGGGCTTGCAGGGGAGAGGGGGGTtggagcagggctgggggccGAGGCCTGAGGGAGCTGGGTCTACATCCCCAAGGGAGGTGGCCCTCATTCCCCAGAGTAACCAGGAAGTGGGAGAAGGCTGGGCCAAGGTCTGAGGAGGGAGCCTTGTCTAAGGGCAGAACACTGGTCTGGGAATGCAGACACTGGGTTCTAATGCCGGCTCCATCCCTCGGGCTGGCATTATGGGGTTAACTGTACCTGTCCTCCCAGCTAAAGGACTTAGAGGGAATAAGACAGATAAGGAAGTGCCTTGTAAACTGTTAGTGGCAGTGCTGCTGGATAGTCAGGGCCTGGACGAGCAGTTATGCCCAGAGAAGACCGTCTTGTCTAGATGCTCCCACTTGCCCTGTTCATCACGACATCCCAGCATCCAGGACAATGCCTGGCATGTGGTGAGGACCCAGTGAATGTCTGGGGGACACACAGGGGTGCAGGTGGATTACAATACCTGGCAGAGCTGGGCTCTCCCATGGCCTGCCCTGGGGGCCACTGACCCACACTGGTTGTGACCGTGGGAACCGACCCCACACCTGGACATGGCCCCCAGCCAATGCCAGCTCAGGGCTAAGCACACAGCATGCCCTCAAGAAAGGTCTGGCAGGGAGGACAAAGAGCATGTCCAAGCCAGCAAGAGAGCAAAGGACGGGGACTTCAAGAGGCGCCATGCACGGTGCAGGGCTGAAGCTGGCCCAGGTCAGACGCTGCCGCAGCTTCCTCAGCACTGGGGTGAGAAGGGCCCCAGGGAGCGGCAGGGATGCGCTGGGGTCACCTGGCAGGTCTGGGGAGGGATGGCGGACACCTTACCACGATGCGTCTGTGACAGCTCATAAAAGGCCCGTAGGAGGTTCCTGGTGTGCTCTGTCATCCCTGTGGGAGAGACCCGACCGAGGGGGAGCAGGGACACATGGTGGGGACATCAGCCCAGGACACTGCCTCCAATGCTCACCACTGAGGCCTCACTGGGTCCTGGGTTCGCTGGCTTTTCCCACAAGCCCCCAGGGCCCAGCCCCACCCATGAGGAGCCTCATCAGGCAGGTGAACGAGGAGTCCCGCAGGCCTGACCTCGAGGGGAGGGGAGGACAGTGGGACTCGGGATTCTCACTATGTGTATATGTGctattctttgaatttttatgagtatgtattacttttataattagaaaaagtaTCAATTTTTAGGAAATTTTTAATGGCCGTGGTCAGAGAATCTCTCAGGTTGGCACTCCTGTCCTCACTGCCCCCTTTAGACCAGGGCTCCACGGGGCAAGCCCAGTGCCCGGCATTTCCTGGCCCAGGACACCCTCCCCGGGTGCCCCCGCGCTCCCCACCTCTGTACAGCTCGGCGGTCCGCTCCAGCTCCTCCAGCCGCTTGACAAGCCCGTCTGTGGAGACCCAGAGGGAAGGTGGGGTCAGCTGGTCCCAAGGAGCCAGGGGATAGGAAGAGTCGGTCAAGGGGGCCCAGAGCCaggcctggggagggagaggagtccCCAGAGGAGAACCAGGACCAGCACAGAACAGGGTCCCAGGAAGGGGACGTTAGCCCCTCAGGTCAGCTGTGTTCAGGGGTGTTTTGCCAATAGTTTGGCACCTCAAACGAGAGGCAGGGCTGCCCTCGGGCCCTCTTCCGGCAGCCTGGGGCGAGTCGATGAGGCAGAGAGGCGATGGCAATACAGGTCCCTCCCACAGGCGTGAGTGCGAAACCCCAAGGCAAAACCTGTGGCTGGCTCCTGGGCAGGCAGAAGGAAGCCCCCTGCCTGGCAGACACAGCCCCTCCACTTCCCCAAAAGCCTGCTGGAGCCAGAGGAAGGCAGGGAAGATGGGTGCAGCACAAACAGCGGTGCTGACAGTGGCACAACCCTGTGGAAGCGATGTCACCACCGACTCGCACACCTGACAGTGGTTAAGATGAGAAATGGTCCATTGTAGATGtgtcaccacaataaaaattcataaatataataAACCCCAACTCTAATGCAGGCTAAATGCAGTCACTACCAGAGAAGAAGCAAAGGTGACGCCTCAGAAGGGAGAACACAatctggggaggggagagagaaattcAGGG
Above is a window of Choloepus didactylus isolate mChoDid1 chromosome 8, mChoDid1.pri, whole genome shotgun sequence DNA encoding:
- the PICK1 gene encoding PRKCA-binding protein isoform X2, coding for MFADLDYDIEEDKLGIPTVPGKVTLQKNAQNLIGISIGGGAQYCPCLYIVQVFDNTPAALDGTVAAGDEITGVNGRSIKGKTKVEVAKMIQEVKGEVTIHYNKLQADPKQGMSLDIVLKKVKHRLVENMSSGTADALGLSRAILCNDGLVKRLEELERTAELYRGMTEHTRNLLRAFYELSQTHRAFGDVFSVIGVREPQPAASEAFVKFADAHRSIEKFGIRLLKTIKPMLTDLNTYLNKAIPDTRLTIKKYLDVKFEYLSYCLKVKEMDDEEYSCIALGEPLYRVSTGNYEYRLILRCRQEARSRFSQMRKDVLEKMELLDQKHGHRVPAAALRVHHVQVLQRLLRGAA
- the PICK1 gene encoding PRKCA-binding protein isoform X1, which encodes MFADLDYDIEEDKLGIPTVPGKVTLQKNAQNLIGISIGGGAQYCPCLYIVQVFDNTPAALDGTVAAGDEITGVNGRSIKGKTKVEVAKMIQEVKGEVTIHYNKLQADPKQGMSLDIVLKKVKHRLVENMSSGTADALGLSRAILCNDGLVKRLEELERTAELYRGMTEHTRNLLRAFYELSQTHRAFGDVFSVIGVREPQPAASEAFVKFADAHRSIEKFGIRLLKTIKPMLTDLNTYLNKAIPDTRLTIKKYLDVKFEYLSYCLKVKEMDDEEYSCIALGEPLYRVSTGNYEYRLILRCRQEARSRFSQMRKDVLEKMELLDQKHVQDIVFQLQRFVSTMSKYYNDCYVVLRDADIFPIEVDLAHTTLAYGLSQDFTDGEDEEDEDEDTAAGEPSRETRGAAGPLDKDGSWCDS